A genomic region of Miscanthus floridulus cultivar M001 unplaced genomic scaffold, ASM1932011v1 fs_120_1_2, whole genome shotgun sequence contains the following coding sequences:
- the LOC136530408 gene encoding translocon at the outer membrane of chloroplasts 64-like, with protein sequence MTGGRRSWSGLAELRIDVSQFLPAAFLEQHGLRMFYCLYSYVMDDGILVIPTALGCPPKLNAKELSSESYNSQTLCLMSLASMSGCCQVSIPLGTHDKCPISVSLIARHGGDRFLLDTTQTMYTTIQEQVEILAKSSVSSKQAMNEESAEAAKEKGNAAFKEKQWQKAVNFYTEAIKLNGKVATYYSNRAAAFLELTSYRQAEADCTSAIDLDPKSVKAYLRRGTAREKLGYYKDAVDDFNHALVLEPMNKTAGVAINRLKKLFP encoded by the exons ATGACTGGGGGCCGCCGCAGCTGGTCCGGCCTCGCCGAGCTCCGGATCGACGTCTCCCAGTTCCTCCCCGCGGCC TTCCTGGAGCAACATGGTCTAAGAATGTTCTACTGTCTATACTCCTATGTGATG GATGATGGGATTCTGGTGATTCCAACTGCTTTGGGGTGCCCCCCAAAGCTTAACGCTAAGGAGCTCTCGTCTGAAAGCTACAATTCTCAGACATTATGCCTTATGTCTTTAGCTAGTATGTCAGGGTGTTGCCAG GTCTCTATTCCTTTAGGTACACATGATAAGTGTCCCATTTCAGTTTCATTGATTGCTAGGCATGGCGGTGATCGGTTTTTGTTGGACACCACTCAAACCATGTATACGACCATCCAAGAGCAAGTGGAAATACTAGCGAAATCTAGTGTTTCAAGTAAACAGGCGATGAATGAAGAATCAGCTGAAGCTGCTAAAGAGAAA GGTAATGCTGCATTTAAGGAAAAGCAATGGCAAAAGGCAGTAAATTTCTATACTGAAGCAATAAAGTTAAATGGAAAAGTGGCTACATACTACAGCAACAGAGCTGCTGCCTTTCTAGAACTAACTAG CTACCGTCAGGCTGAGGCAGATTGCACAAGTGCCATCGACCTTGATCCAAAG AGCGTGAAAGCTTATTTACGGAGAGGCACTGCAAGGGAGAAGCTAGGTTATTATAAGGATGCCGTTGATG ATTTCAACCATGCCCTTGTTCTAGAACCAATGAACAAGACGGCTGGTGTTGCCATTAACAGGTTAAAGAAGTTGTTTCCGTAA